A window of Haliscomenobacter hydrossis DSM 1100 contains these coding sequences:
- a CDS encoding AMP-binding protein codes for MDIKDFFSKVREDVSKEQFDNLAGLTVHKPEYFNWVMDIFYDLNVKKHPGSTALIWRHYTKEKRYTFERIYGAANQFLNFLRKHGIQKGNCIYTQLPLDPANWISTLAAIKGGLVLIPAAINLIEKDIAYRFKTIFPEVVITDLANAEKIEVAEKILGKTVKVKILVDGERPGWHWIETIQDEDQTAEAAKTLADDHLFYFFTSGTTGLPKIVTHTHFTYPFGHLSTASWIGMRHGDIHYNISAPGWAKFAWSSFFAPWNMGATIFANQVDKFEAKEQLKTIEQYGVTTFCAPPTVLRMVILEDLSSYHFKFRQCVAAGEPLNAEIIEKWQQGTGIVIRDGYGQTETTCLVANLPGAKIKYGSMGKPTFLYKVIIANDEGVEQPTFEEGNICIKMDDQKANGVFIDYLGEPERKALVFKHGLYYTGDKAYQDEEGYIWFVGRDDDVIKASDFRIGPFEVESVLIEHESVVETAVVASPHPLRGFAVKAFVLLRAGEMGSQELAEELFAHCENNLAAYKIPRIIEFVEALPKTISGKIRRVELRAGEAERKSRQEVSAAEFFHKKY; via the coding sequence ATGGACATCAAGGATTTTTTCAGCAAGGTGAGGGAAGACGTTTCGAAGGAGCAATTCGACAATTTGGCGGGTTTGACTGTACACAAACCCGAATATTTCAACTGGGTGATGGATATTTTTTACGACCTGAATGTAAAAAAACATCCCGGCAGCACGGCCTTGATCTGGCGACACTATACCAAAGAGAAGCGGTACACCTTTGAGCGCATCTACGGAGCAGCCAACCAGTTTCTGAATTTCCTGCGCAAACACGGCATCCAAAAGGGCAACTGCATCTATACCCAACTGCCCCTCGACCCGGCCAACTGGATCAGTACCCTGGCGGCCATCAAAGGAGGACTGGTGCTCATTCCGGCGGCCATCAATTTGATTGAAAAGGACATCGCCTATCGTTTCAAAACCATTTTTCCCGAAGTTGTCATCACGGATTTGGCCAACGCGGAAAAAATAGAAGTCGCGGAAAAAATCCTGGGCAAAACCGTCAAAGTGAAGATCCTCGTGGATGGTGAACGACCCGGCTGGCACTGGATCGAAACCATACAGGATGAAGACCAAACCGCTGAAGCAGCCAAAACCCTGGCGGATGATCATCTTTTTTATTTTTTCACCTCGGGTACCACGGGTTTGCCCAAAATTGTCACGCATACCCACTTCACATATCCCTTTGGCCATTTGTCTACCGCTTCCTGGATCGGGATGCGGCATGGCGATATCCACTACAACATCTCCGCGCCCGGCTGGGCAAAATTTGCCTGGAGCAGCTTTTTTGCCCCCTGGAACATGGGGGCGACCATTTTTGCCAATCAGGTGGATAAATTTGAAGCAAAAGAGCAATTAAAAACCATCGAGCAATACGGCGTCACCACTTTCTGCGCCCCGCCAACGGTGCTCCGCATGGTGATTCTGGAAGATTTATCCAGCTACCATTTCAAGTTCAGGCAATGTGTAGCCGCCGGTGAACCTCTTAATGCCGAAATCATTGAAAAATGGCAACAAGGCACGGGCATCGTGATCCGGGACGGATATGGCCAAACCGAAACAACTTGCCTGGTGGCCAATCTTCCCGGCGCAAAAATCAAATACGGCTCCATGGGGAAACCCACTTTTTTGTACAAGGTCATCATTGCCAATGACGAAGGCGTTGAGCAGCCGACTTTTGAAGAAGGCAACATTTGTATCAAAATGGATGACCAAAAAGCCAATGGTGTCTTCATCGATTACCTGGGGGAACCTGAACGCAAAGCACTGGTTTTTAAGCACGGTTTGTACTACACTGGCGACAAAGCTTACCAGGATGAAGAAGGCTACATCTGGTTTGTGGGCCGGGATGATGACGTGATCAAAGCCTCCGATTTCAGGATTGGCCCTTTTGAAGTGGAAAGTGTATTGATTGAACACGAGTCGGTAGTAGAAACTGCGGTGGTGGCGAGCCCACATCCACTGAGGGGTTTTGCAGTGAAGGCCTTTGTGCTGTTAAGGGCGGGAGAAATGGGCAGTCAGGAACTGGCCGAGGAATTGTTTGCCCATTGTGAAAACAACCTGGCTGCTTACAAAATCCCCCGGATCATCGAGTTTGTGGAAGCACTCCCCAAAACCATCAGTGGGAAAATCCGCCGGGTTGAATTGAGGGCCGGTGAAGCCGAGCGCAAAAGCAGACAAGAGGTAAGCGCAGCTGAATTTTTTCACAAGAAATACTAG
- a CDS encoding DinB family protein — MNEVSNELLAVLKTAEPLLRHITPEQARQKPGPEKWAPQEIIGHLIDSACNNQQKFVRSMATPQLEFVGYAQDFWVAAQQYQQAEWATVLDLWLAYNRHLAHVIRHVDPAVLQHTLHIDGAGPFELGFIMADYVEHLKHHLRQIFSDGPFESKFLNLY, encoded by the coding sequence ATGAACGAAGTTTCCAACGAACTCCTCGCCGTATTAAAAACTGCCGAGCCACTTTTACGACACATCACGCCCGAACAAGCCAGGCAAAAACCAGGTCCAGAAAAATGGGCGCCCCAGGAAATCATCGGACACCTGATCGATTCGGCCTGCAACAATCAACAAAAATTTGTGCGCAGTATGGCGACCCCACAATTGGAATTTGTGGGGTATGCGCAGGATTTTTGGGTCGCTGCCCAGCAGTACCAACAAGCAGAATGGGCAACCGTACTGGATTTGTGGTTGGCTTACAACCGGCACCTGGCGCATGTCATCCGCCACGTAGACCCCGCTGTTTTGCAGCATACCCTTCACATTGATGGTGCAGGGCCTTTTGAATTGGGCTTCATCATGGCCGATTACGTGGAACACCTCAAACATCACTTGCGACAAATATTTTCAGATGGACCTTTCGAAAGCAAGTTTTTGAATCTATACTAA
- a CDS encoding zinc ribbon domain-containing protein: MKKCIRCQMALSIDARFCSNCGAPQPDWNAANSSTTPSIDLDRELEPQLAEKFFLALKDRVEREHRPEQFTAYSERMYPSGFRDVIARRFTQAAARLRNMESVGMLETTQLNWFVEDLFEELLDFYIIRYCKDLNEVELPEAILKYQNVPLSEINLFQVVQDFLQFNLEPEKIYTDLLQMPISKLKNASQAFLFPPRDEKILLVSDQSLLGTGKEGFGITARGLYWKAPFQKSQIVLFSNLIDLRRKEDWIEINGHFFNAGTSLNVKMLRLLGRLKLWHR; the protein is encoded by the coding sequence ATGAAGAAGTGTATTCGCTGCCAGATGGCATTGTCAATTGATGCCCGGTTTTGTTCGAACTGTGGAGCGCCACAGCCCGATTGGAATGCCGCCAATAGCAGCACTACCCCCAGCATTGATTTGGACCGGGAGCTTGAACCGCAATTGGCGGAAAAGTTCTTTTTGGCCCTCAAAGACCGCGTTGAGCGCGAACACCGCCCCGAACAGTTCACGGCCTACTCCGAACGCATGTACCCTTCGGGTTTCCGCGACGTGATTGCCCGGCGTTTTACCCAGGCCGCAGCCCGTTTGCGCAATATGGAATCAGTGGGCATGTTGGAAACGACCCAATTGAACTGGTTTGTAGAAGACCTTTTTGAAGAACTGCTGGATTTTTACATCATCCGGTACTGTAAAGACCTCAACGAGGTGGAATTGCCCGAGGCCATCCTCAAATACCAAAACGTCCCCCTCAGCGAAATCAATCTTTTTCAGGTGGTGCAGGACTTTTTGCAGTTCAACCTCGAACCAGAAAAAATCTACACCGATTTGTTGCAGATGCCCATCAGCAAATTGAAAAATGCCAGTCAGGCCTTTCTTTTCCCACCCCGCGATGAAAAAATCCTGCTGGTGTCCGACCAGAGTTTATTGGGTACGGGCAAAGAGGGTTTCGGCATCACGGCCAGAGGCTTGTATTGGAAAGCACCTTTCCAAAAATCACAGATTGTACTCTTCTCCAACCTCATCGATCTGCGCCGCAAGGAAGACTGGATCGAAATCAACGGTCATTTTTTTAACGCGGGTACTTCGCTAAATGTTAAAATGTTGCGCTTGTTGGGGCGCTTGAAGTTGTGGCACCGTTAA
- a CDS encoding Gfo/Idh/MocA family protein has protein sequence MPLQLSNMNNRRNFLKKITWGAGFASLGLPHFANAKSPSSSLDADESSLAYAGKQSFNMCGFTAPKLDKVRIGFIGLGNRGPGAVSRMSLIEGVEIVALCDKDPKRASAQQAKLEKAGRPKAKEYSGQDGWKALCESNDIDLVYIATPWSLHTPMAVYAMNQGKHTAIEVPAAKTIDECWQLVETSEKTKRHCMMLENCCYDFFEQLTLNMVRNGMFGELVHAEGAYVHNLIDSNFGKTSYSDMWRLRENMRNGNLYPTHGLGPIAQCLDINRGDKFDHLVSISTNDFQMAARAKEEAAKDAFYNEFAGKTYRGNMNNTIIRTNKGKTVLLQHDVTSTRPYSRIHLLSGTKGMAQKWPDPVRIALGESWVKEAELKELEAKFITPLVKHIGEIAKKVGGHGGMDFIMDWRLIDCLRNGLPLDQDVYDAASWSVIAPLSEQSVAKKGKTVDVPDFTRGAWKSNKPVSLSLEGGATTEVKRAQ, from the coding sequence ATGCCCTTACAACTCAGCAATATGAACAACCGGAGAAACTTTCTCAAAAAAATCACCTGGGGTGCCGGGTTCGCCTCCTTGGGTCTTCCTCATTTCGCCAACGCGAAAAGCCCTTCCAGCAGTCTGGATGCCGATGAAAGCAGCCTGGCCTATGCTGGCAAACAAAGCTTCAACATGTGTGGCTTTACTGCACCCAAATTGGATAAAGTGCGGATTGGCTTTATCGGTTTAGGCAATCGCGGGCCCGGAGCAGTATCCCGCATGAGCCTCATCGAAGGAGTCGAAATTGTTGCCCTTTGTGACAAAGACCCCAAAAGGGCCAGCGCGCAACAAGCCAAACTGGAAAAAGCGGGTCGCCCCAAAGCCAAAGAATACAGCGGCCAGGATGGCTGGAAGGCCCTCTGTGAAAGCAACGACATCGACCTCGTGTACATTGCTACGCCCTGGAGCCTGCATACCCCCATGGCCGTATACGCCATGAACCAGGGCAAACACACCGCCATCGAAGTTCCCGCTGCCAAGACGATCGATGAATGTTGGCAATTGGTGGAAACTTCCGAAAAAACCAAACGGCATTGCATGATGCTGGAAAATTGCTGCTACGACTTTTTCGAGCAATTGACCTTAAACATGGTCCGCAATGGCATGTTTGGCGAATTGGTGCATGCCGAAGGCGCTTATGTCCACAACCTGATCGACTCGAATTTTGGCAAAACCTCTTATTCCGACATGTGGCGTCTGCGGGAAAACATGCGCAATGGCAACTTGTATCCTACCCACGGTTTGGGGCCTATTGCGCAGTGTCTGGACATCAATCGGGGCGATAAATTTGACCACCTGGTTTCCATCTCCACGAACGATTTTCAGATGGCCGCCCGTGCCAAAGAAGAGGCCGCCAAAGATGCTTTTTACAACGAGTTTGCCGGGAAAACCTACCGCGGGAACATGAACAACACCATCATCCGCACCAATAAGGGGAAAACGGTACTGTTGCAGCACGACGTTACCTCCACCCGCCCTTACTCGCGCATTCATCTGCTCAGTGGGACAAAAGGAATGGCCCAAAAATGGCCAGATCCGGTGCGGATCGCCTTGGGCGAAAGTTGGGTAAAGGAAGCGGAGCTGAAAGAACTGGAAGCAAAATTCATCACCCCTCTGGTCAAACACATCGGTGAAATTGCCAAAAAAGTGGGCGGACATGGCGGCATGGATTTCATCATGGACTGGCGCTTGATCGATTGTTTGCGCAATGGCTTGCCCCTCGATCAGGACGTGTACGATGCCGCCTCCTGGAGCGTGATTGCCCCGTTGAGTGAGCAATCGGTGGCCAAAAAAGGCAAAACCGTCGATGTACCCGATTTTACCAGAGGTGCCTGGAAAAGCAATAAACCGGTCAGTCTGAGTTTGGAGGGTGGCGCGACCACCGAGGTGAAAAGAGCACAATGA
- a CDS encoding DUF2256 domain-containing protein, protein MAKKPKKADLPQKICLVCKRPFSWRKKWEKVWEEVKYCSKQCQKGSKVRRFGS, encoded by the coding sequence TTGGCCAAAAAACCCAAAAAAGCTGACCTCCCGCAGAAAATATGCCTCGTTTGTAAACGCCCGTTCAGCTGGCGCAAGAAATGGGAAAAGGTTTGGGAGGAGGTGAAGTATTGTAGCAAGCAGTGCCAAAAGGGTTCGAAGGTTCGAAGGTTCGGGAGCTAA
- a CDS encoding CASTOR/POLLUX-related putative ion channel, producing the protein MPKATLREKLRYRFENSLSHGPIAIIGWLALISFVVVVIAAIVLHFTGIGPAPDEKLSFAEAAWQSLMRALDSGAVGGDSGWVFRGIMLVVTIGGIFILSTLIGSISSGIDQSIEDLRKGKSMVLESNHTLILGYSSKIYSIISDLCIANENQKNPRIVILANQDKVEMEDDIRSKIPDTRNTKIIVRSGSPLEASDIQVVNPHEARSIIILSPEDIDNPDVHVIKAVLSLTNSKRRKKGQYHIVAEIKDPRNLEAAHLVGGEEAVYVLTSDLISRLTAQTCRQSGLSIVYTELLQFEGDEIYFSEEKMLWGKPYKDCLFAYEESCVIGVFTAGGQVLLNPKMDDVLQEGDKIIAISKDDDTIKLSEKTIAPAPESLLLKGTGSSAGVESTLILGWNKKGIRIIEELDNYVLPGSKVTLLADTEGIEADVNRFENLLKNIKVDLIQGDINNRATLEALNVETFDHIILLSYTENIEIQESDAKTLICLLHLRDLADKAGKDFSIVSEMLDIRNRELAEVSKADDFILSDKLLSLVLTQISENKALKKVYDILFESEGSEIYLKEVDQYVKTGIELDFYAVLESAARQGQTAIGYRIIQESQNEAKMYGVNLNPVKSQKIQFAKGDKIIVLGEV; encoded by the coding sequence ATGCCAAAAGCTACACTACGAGAAAAACTGCGCTACCGTTTTGAAAATTCCCTTTCGCACGGCCCCATTGCCATCATTGGTTGGTTGGCCTTGATTTCCTTTGTGGTAGTGGTCATTGCCGCAATTGTATTGCATTTCACGGGCATCGGCCCAGCACCGGATGAAAAGTTGAGCTTTGCCGAGGCCGCCTGGCAAAGTTTGATGCGCGCCCTTGATTCAGGGGCAGTGGGTGGTGATTCGGGTTGGGTTTTCCGGGGCATCATGCTGGTGGTCACCATCGGGGGGATTTTTATTTTGTCTACCCTCATCGGTTCCATTTCCAGCGGCATCGATCAAAGTATTGAAGACCTACGCAAGGGCAAGTCGATGGTATTGGAGTCCAATCATACCCTCATTTTGGGCTATTCCTCCAAAATTTATTCGATCATTTCCGATTTGTGCATCGCCAACGAAAACCAAAAAAATCCCCGCATTGTGATTTTGGCCAATCAGGACAAAGTGGAAATGGAAGACGACATCCGCTCCAAAATTCCCGATACCAGAAACACCAAAATCATCGTACGCAGCGGCAGTCCGCTTGAAGCCTCGGATATCCAGGTGGTGAATCCGCACGAAGCCCGCTCCATCATCATCCTCAGTCCCGAAGACATCGACAACCCGGACGTACATGTCATCAAGGCCGTATTGTCGTTGACCAACAGCAAGCGGCGCAAAAAAGGCCAATACCACATCGTTGCCGAAATCAAAGATCCCCGCAATCTGGAAGCTGCCCATCTGGTGGGTGGCGAGGAGGCTGTTTATGTGCTCACCTCCGACTTGATTTCTCGCCTCACCGCTCAAACTTGTCGGCAATCGGGACTCAGCATTGTCTACACTGAGTTGTTGCAGTTTGAAGGCGACGAGATTTATTTCAGTGAGGAAAAAATGTTGTGGGGCAAACCCTACAAAGACTGCCTTTTTGCTTACGAAGAATCTTGTGTCATTGGAGTCTTTACCGCCGGGGGACAGGTTTTGCTCAATCCAAAAATGGATGATGTATTGCAGGAAGGCGATAAAATCATCGCCATTTCCAAAGACGATGATACCATCAAATTATCGGAAAAAACCATCGCTCCCGCACCAGAATCTTTGTTGCTAAAAGGAACTGGAAGCAGTGCCGGTGTGGAAAGTACCCTCATCCTTGGCTGGAACAAAAAAGGCATTCGCATCATTGAGGAACTGGACAATTATGTACTGCCCGGTTCAAAAGTGACCCTGCTGGCCGATACAGAGGGGATCGAAGCGGATGTGAATCGCTTCGAAAATCTGCTCAAAAACATCAAAGTTGACCTGATTCAGGGCGACATCAACAATCGCGCCACCCTGGAGGCGCTGAATGTGGAAACTTTCGACCACATCATTTTATTGAGCTATACAGAAAACATCGAAATTCAGGAATCTGACGCCAAAACCCTGATTTGTCTGCTCCATCTGCGCGATTTGGCGGACAAAGCGGGCAAAGATTTTTCCATCGTTTCTGAAATGTTGGACATCCGCAACCGCGAACTGGCTGAGGTGTCCAAAGCGGATGATTTTATTTTGAGCGACAAACTTTTGAGTCTGGTATTGACCCAAATTTCAGAAAATAAAGCGCTCAAAAAAGTATACGACATCCTGTTTGAGTCCGAAGGATCGGAAATTTACCTTAAAGAAGTTGATCAATACGTAAAAACGGGGATAGAACTCGATTTTTATGCCGTGTTGGAAAGTGCAGCCCGACAAGGCCAAACCGCGATTGGGTACCGCATCATCCAGGAATCTCAAAACGAAGCAAAAATGTACGGGGTGAACCTCAACCCGGTCAAATCACAAAAAATCCAGTTTGCAAAAGGGGATAAAATCATTGTGCTGGGTGAGGTGTGA
- a CDS encoding cytochrome c oxidase subunit 3, translated as MSNQEQEQPHNEYAYLAFHPKNVILVLLLIGLSTIFIALSLAYVYNRVNQNLPPLRLPILFLFNTLILLGSSAAMVWAKKSYLADHTDNYQTALWCTLGLSLLFMLAQAVAWYLLFSDGVLMSSDNSAGYLYVISGLHFAHVIAGLPFLGYFIYQARYRMKEPVSVLIYFSDPEKRLSLRLLGIYWHFLDVLWIYLVIFFYVNYFIR; from the coding sequence ATGTCTAACCAAGAACAAGAACAACCACACAACGAATACGCTTACCTCGCGTTTCACCCCAAAAACGTCATTCTGGTGTTGCTGCTGATCGGTCTGAGCACCATCTTCATTGCCTTGTCGCTGGCCTATGTATACAACCGGGTGAATCAAAACCTGCCCCCCTTGCGCTTGCCCATCCTGTTTTTGTTCAACACCTTGATCTTGTTGGGGAGCAGCGCGGCGATGGTTTGGGCCAAAAAATCGTATTTGGCCGATCATACCGACAATTATCAGACTGCCCTGTGGTGTACCCTGGGTTTGTCTTTGTTGTTCATGCTGGCGCAAGCCGTTGCCTGGTACCTATTGTTCAGCGATGGGGTGCTGATGAGTTCGGACAATTCAGCGGGATACCTGTACGTCATTTCGGGTCTGCACTTTGCACACGTGATTGCCGGATTGCCATTCCTGGGCTATTTTATTTATCAGGCACGGTACCGCATGAAGGAGCCCGTGAGTGTACTGATCTATTTTTCAGATCCGGAAAAACGTTTGAGCCTGCGCCTATTGGGCATCTACTGGCATTTTTTGGATGTGCTGTGGATTTACCTGGTGATCTTTTTTTACGTGAATTATTTTATCCGTTAG
- a CDS encoding formylglycine-generating enzyme family protein produces the protein MRNYFLLLLPLLGWSVWSCQSPQKPQTAEVPPVSADEHCYTGASPYGTHADYLIADFLDAIDRIQPDPVEAKSQEGMVEIQAGQFQMGGDNAQARPDEYPKHAVEVKGFWMDATEVTNAQFQRFVDATGYVTVAERAIDLEELKKQVPPGTELPSAEELQPFSLVFTAPPSGNIQTLSPADWWQMVKGANWRQPEGPGSNLKGKDKHPVVHVCWYDAIAYCKWAGKRLPTEAEWEYAGRGGQSEAIYPWGMEPVSPQKANFFQGEFPVKQLNEDGFQRLSPVKSFAANPYGLYDMAGNVWEWCADWYRPDYYAQNKGTLRNPQGPADSYDPEEPNAPKKVVRGGSFLCNDSYCSGYRVAARMKTSPDTGLEHTGFRCVRDK, from the coding sequence ATGCGTAATTATTTTTTATTGTTGCTGCCATTGCTCGGATGGAGTGTATGGAGTTGCCAATCTCCCCAAAAGCCCCAAACTGCCGAGGTGCCTCCGGTATCCGCCGATGAACATTGTTACACGGGTGCTTCGCCTTATGGCACCCACGCGGACTACCTCATCGCCGATTTTCTGGATGCCATCGACCGCATTCAGCCCGATCCTGTCGAGGCCAAAAGCCAGGAAGGAATGGTGGAAATCCAAGCGGGGCAATTCCAAATGGGTGGCGACAATGCGCAGGCCCGGCCCGATGAATACCCCAAACATGCGGTGGAAGTAAAGGGTTTTTGGATGGACGCCACCGAAGTGACCAATGCCCAATTTCAACGCTTTGTGGACGCCACGGGCTACGTTACGGTGGCTGAACGCGCCATCGATCTGGAAGAACTCAAAAAACAGGTTCCACCCGGAACGGAACTGCCTTCGGCGGAAGAGTTGCAGCCTTTTTCCCTGGTGTTTACAGCGCCCCCGAGCGGAAATATCCAAACCTTATCTCCTGCCGACTGGTGGCAGATGGTCAAAGGTGCCAATTGGCGACAGCCGGAGGGCCCGGGCAGTAACCTCAAAGGTAAGGACAAGCACCCCGTAGTACACGTTTGTTGGTACGATGCCATCGCTTATTGCAAATGGGCGGGCAAACGCCTGCCTACCGAAGCGGAATGGGAATACGCCGGGCGTGGTGGCCAAAGCGAGGCCATTTATCCCTGGGGAATGGAACCGGTTTCACCACAAAAGGCCAACTTCTTCCAAGGTGAATTCCCGGTAAAACAGCTCAATGAGGATGGCTTCCAACGCTTGTCTCCCGTCAAATCTTTTGCCGCCAATCCCTACGGCTTGTACGACATGGCGGGCAACGTCTGGGAATGGTGCGCCGACTGGTATCGCCCGGATTATTATGCACAAAATAAAGGTACCCTGCGTAACCCGCAAGGCCCTGCGGATAGTTATGATCCCGAGGAACCCAATGCGCCCAAAAAGGTAGTGCGGGGTGGTTCCTTCCTGTGCAACGACAGCTACTGCTCGGGTTACCGGGTCGCTGCACGAATGAAAACCAGCCCGGATACGGGTTTGGAACATACGGGCTTTCGTTGTGTGCGGGATAAATAA
- a CDS encoding alpha/beta fold hydrolase produces the protein MKFPFLALFLLCCISSTFAQPKRKAIMGMQGKENPEGIVVDTILPNTTLAATGLKKGDILLQLNGKQLKKMADYNALAANIRTGDKVDILFRSNGQTSGKTISAVMRPYETSALADIQYDWVKFKAGYLRTITRKPKGKTNVPCILLIPGYGCGSIENYSSSYNGKLMNEWLKNGYGVVTIEKSGLGDSEGCAPCNEVDLATDIESFDAGYRYMEQLPYVDKSRLFIWGHSMGGTIAPEVAKRHNPRGVMVFACVFRPWSEFLLEMHRVQKPLMENLSYQQTESFVRQIQKIYYELFVLKKKPTQLQAIPEYKALVESELNYQPGSNNMWGRHWRFWQQLDSVNLAESWQKTNCPVLILHGGADYEQCSLVEPLMIEKTVNEAHPNTATWITIPDLDHFMMKSKDWQEAYQNFKTQQYTKGNFNPRIAAETVNWLNGQIKTTP, from the coding sequence ATGAAATTTCCATTTCTCGCCCTGTTTTTACTCTGTTGTATCTCCAGCACTTTTGCCCAACCCAAACGCAAAGCCATCATGGGCATGCAAGGCAAAGAAAACCCCGAAGGCATTGTGGTGGATACCATTTTGCCCAATACCACCCTGGCCGCTACTGGACTGAAAAAAGGAGATATCCTCCTGCAGCTCAATGGCAAGCAGCTCAAAAAAATGGCAGATTACAATGCCCTAGCGGCCAATATCCGCACGGGGGATAAAGTGGACATTTTGTTCCGCAGCAATGGACAAACCAGTGGGAAAACCATCAGCGCCGTAATGCGCCCTTACGAAACTTCCGCTTTGGCCGATATTCAATACGATTGGGTGAAATTTAAAGCCGGCTACCTCCGTACCATTACCCGCAAACCCAAGGGCAAAACCAATGTGCCTTGCATCTTGCTGATCCCCGGCTACGGCTGCGGCAGCATTGAAAATTACAGCAGCAGCTACAACGGCAAACTGATGAACGAGTGGCTGAAAAACGGTTATGGCGTAGTGACCATCGAAAAAAGTGGCCTGGGCGACAGCGAGGGCTGTGCGCCCTGCAACGAAGTCGACCTGGCCACCGATATTGAAAGTTTCGATGCAGGTTACCGCTACATGGAACAACTGCCTTATGTAGACAAATCCAGGCTCTTCATCTGGGGCCACAGCATGGGAGGGACCATTGCACCCGAAGTGGCCAAACGCCACAATCCCAGAGGAGTGATGGTTTTTGCCTGTGTATTCCGCCCCTGGAGCGAATTTTTATTAGAAATGCACCGCGTTCAAAAGCCGCTGATGGAGAACCTGAGCTACCAGCAAACCGAAAGTTTTGTGCGCCAAATCCAGAAAATCTATTACGAACTTTTTGTACTCAAAAAAAAACCGACCCAACTGCAGGCCATCCCGGAATACAAAGCGCTGGTAGAAAGTGAACTCAATTACCAGCCGGGGAGCAACAACATGTGGGGCCGCCACTGGCGTTTTTGGCAACAACTGGACTCGGTGAACCTCGCCGAGAGCTGGCAAAAAACCAACTGCCCCGTCCTCATCTTGCACGGCGGTGCTGACTATGAACAATGCAGTCTGGTGGAACCCCTCATGATCGAAAAGACCGTCAATGAAGCCCACCCCAATACCGCCACCTGGATCACCATTCCCGATCTGGATCACTTCATGATGAAAAGTAAGGATTGGCAAGAGGCCTACCAAAACTTCAAAACCCAGCAGTACACCAAGGGGAATTTTAATCCTCGAATTGCAGCGGAAACGGTGAATTGGTTGAATGGGCAAATAAAGACGACCCCTTAA